In Oceanibaculum nanhaiense, the following proteins share a genomic window:
- the dgcA gene encoding N-acetyl-D-Glu racemase DgcA, whose product MRQLSIQRESFPIRGVFRISRGARTEAHVVTVKLSEGGVTAQGECVPYARYDETIESVIAEIEAARPLIESGIGREELLTVMKNGAARNAVDCALWDLEAKQSGKRVWELAGLPAPKPLVTAYTISLDEAEAMGRNAAENADRPLLKLKLTGDGDLERVEAIHRNAPKARLIVDANEGWSLEQYLRYAPALVDLGVEMIEQPLKAAEDAPLAGAEHPLPVCADESCHDLRSLEHMVGKYEMINIKLDKTGGLTEALRLKAAAEKAGLGVMVGCMIGTSLSMAPGIIAGQGAKVVDLDAPLLLAEDRPGGLTYEGSIVYPPSRELWG is encoded by the coding sequence ATGCGCCAGCTTTCCATCCAGCGGGAGAGCTTCCCGATCCGGGGCGTGTTCCGCATTTCGCGCGGGGCACGCACCGAGGCCCATGTCGTGACCGTGAAACTGTCCGAGGGCGGCGTCACCGCGCAGGGCGAATGCGTGCCCTATGCCCGCTATGACGAGACCATCGAGAGCGTCATCGCCGAGATCGAGGCGGCGCGGCCGCTGATCGAGTCCGGCATTGGCCGGGAAGAGCTGCTGACCGTCATGAAGAATGGCGCGGCGCGCAACGCGGTCGATTGCGCGCTATGGGACCTGGAGGCGAAGCAGTCCGGCAAGCGGGTCTGGGAACTGGCCGGCCTGCCGGCGCCGAAGCCGCTGGTCACCGCCTATACGATCAGCCTGGATGAGGCGGAAGCCATGGGCCGCAACGCGGCGGAGAATGCCGACCGCCCGCTGCTGAAGCTGAAGCTGACCGGCGATGGCGATCTGGAGCGGGTCGAGGCGATCCACCGCAACGCGCCGAAGGCCCGGCTGATCGTCGATGCCAATGAGGGCTGGAGCCTGGAGCAGTATCTGCGCTATGCCCCGGCGCTGGTCGATCTCGGCGTGGAGATGATCGAGCAGCCGCTGAAGGCCGCCGAGGATGCGCCGCTGGCCGGCGCCGAGCATCCACTGCCGGTCTGCGCCGATGAGAGCTGCCACGATCTGCGCTCGCTGGAGCACATGGTCGGCAAGTACGAGATGATCAACATCAAGCTCGACAAGACCGGCGGCCTGACCGAGGCGCTGCGCCTGAAGGCGGCGGCGGAGAAGGCCGGGCTGGGCGTCATGGTCGGCTGCATGATCGGCACCTCGCTGTCCATGGCGCCGGGCATCATCGCCGGCCAGGGGGCGAAGGTCGTCGATCTCGATGCCCCGCTGCTGCTGGCCGAGGACCGGCCGGGCGGCCTGACCTATGAGGGCAGCATCGTGTACCCGCCGAGCCGGGAGCTGTGGGGCTGA
- a CDS encoding peptidoglycan -binding protein codes for MSMARRQRRHLDIWPGFVDALGAMLAVILFLLMVFVVAQFYLTQALSGREQALQRLERQIVELTDLLALERESNADLKLNIAQLSADLQGSVAARDDLTARISQLTDQRDTMESRLATALADLAGARTSLDSAERERSQAMSGLEEAYKTIRADKETIEAQLRDLERLNRDIATLRKTREQLEGRVTELAAALKAAEEKSVDLAQQAQISAAEKEARIQALIADLTVARDRTKELESQLSTSEERTALAQKQIDERETRLSALRGELDSEKEISTEAQRQVELLNRQLLALRQQLAQISAALAASEAKSEEQQVQIVDLGRRLNLALASKVEELARYRSEFFGKLREVLADRQNIRIVGDRFIFQSEVFFDSGSATLGLEGQTQLTQLAGVLLDISKQIPDNIDWVLQVEGHTDNVPIATLQFPSNWELSAARAIQVVRQLMAAGIPAKRLAAAGYADNYPIAPNATDSGRRQNRRIELKLTQR; via the coding sequence ATGAGCATGGCCCGCCGCCAGCGCCGGCATCTCGATATCTGGCCGGGCTTCGTCGATGCGCTGGGCGCGATGCTGGCGGTGATCCTGTTCCTGCTGATGGTGTTCGTTGTCGCGCAATTCTACCTGACCCAGGCGTTGTCCGGGCGGGAGCAGGCCCTGCAGCGGCTGGAACGGCAGATCGTCGAACTGACCGACCTGCTGGCGCTGGAGCGCGAAAGCAACGCCGACCTGAAACTGAACATCGCCCAGCTGTCGGCGGATCTGCAGGGCTCGGTGGCGGCGCGCGACGATCTGACCGCGCGGATCAGCCAGCTGACCGACCAGCGCGACACGATGGAAAGCCGGCTGGCCACGGCGCTGGCCGATCTGGCCGGCGCGCGCACCAGCCTGGACAGCGCCGAGCGCGAGCGCAGCCAGGCGATGAGCGGGCTGGAAGAGGCCTATAAGACGATCCGTGCCGACAAGGAGACCATCGAGGCGCAGCTGCGCGACCTGGAGCGGCTGAACCGCGACATCGCCACCTTGCGCAAGACCCGCGAACAGCTGGAAGGCCGGGTGACCGAGCTTGCCGCCGCGCTGAAGGCGGCCGAGGAGAAGAGCGTCGATCTGGCCCAGCAGGCGCAGATCAGCGCCGCCGAGAAGGAAGCGCGCATCCAGGCGCTGATCGCCGATCTGACGGTGGCGCGCGACCGCACGAAGGAGCTGGAATCGCAGCTCAGCACATCGGAAGAGCGCACCGCACTGGCGCAGAAGCAGATCGACGAGCGCGAGACGCGGCTGTCCGCGCTGCGCGGGGAACTCGACAGTGAAAAGGAAATCTCCACCGAGGCCCAGCGCCAGGTCGAGCTGCTAAACCGGCAGCTGCTCGCCCTGCGCCAGCAGCTGGCCCAGATCAGCGCCGCGCTTGCCGCTTCCGAGGCCAAGTCGGAAGAACAGCAGGTGCAGATCGTCGATCTCGGCCGCCGGCTGAATCTGGCGCTGGCCAGCAAGGTGGAAGAGCTGGCGCGCTATCGCTCGGAATTCTTCGGCAAGCTGCGCGAGGTGCTGGCCGACCGGCAGAACATCCGCATCGTCGGCGACCGCTTCATCTTCCAGTCGGAAGTGTTCTTCGATTCGGGATCCGCCACGCTGGGGCTGGAAGGCCAGACGCAGCTGACCCAGCTGGCCGGCGTGCTCCTGGATATCTCGAAACAGATTCCCGACAATATCGACTGGGTGCTGCAGGTAGAGGGGCACACCGACAATGTGCCGATCGCGACCTTGCAGTTCCCCTCCAACTGGGAGCTGTCGGCGGCGCGCGCCATCCAGGTGGTGCGCCAGCTGATGGCCGCCGGCATTCCGGCCAAGCGGCTGGCTGCTGCCGGCTATGCCGACAATTATCCGATCGCGCCGAACGCGACCGATTCCGGCCGCCGGCAGAACCGCCGGATCGAGCTGAAGCTGACCCAGCGGTAG
- a CDS encoding flagellar motor protein MotA translates to MSTPKRFLTRMALFLVAVLVAVGLLFPALQVAFLAAPILNGMIIAVLLVGIVYIFRQVLMLGPEAAWIESYRRGGASTTVQRQPRLLGPIANLVTERQGRVSLSAMTLRSLLDGVSSRLDESRDLSRYMVGLLIFLGLLGTFWGLIQTIDSVGQVIANLSFASGDLGTVFQELQAGLESPLSGMGTAFSSSLFGLSGSLILGFLDLQAGQAQNRFYNELEDWLSSITRLGSAGPVGDGEASVPAYVQALLEQSADTLDRLQRTIERGEESRRGANTNLIALTEKLSMLTDQMRVEQSLMQKIAEGQMELKPVLVRLADGGIGSDEQTRAHIRNMELYLARLLEDSASGRNQAIEEIRSEIRLLARTIAAIAEESQR, encoded by the coding sequence ATGAGTACGCCCAAACGCTTCCTGACCCGCATGGCGCTTTTCCTGGTTGCGGTGCTGGTCGCGGTGGGGCTGCTGTTCCCCGCCCTGCAGGTCGCGTTTCTGGCGGCGCCGATCCTGAACGGCATGATCATCGCGGTGCTGCTGGTCGGCATCGTCTATATCTTCCGGCAGGTGCTGATGCTGGGGCCGGAAGCCGCCTGGATCGAATCCTACCGGCGTGGCGGGGCCAGCACCACGGTGCAGCGCCAGCCGCGCCTGCTGGGGCCGATCGCCAATCTGGTGACCGAACGGCAGGGCCGCGTCAGCCTGTCGGCGATGACGCTGCGCTCGCTGCTGGACGGCGTTTCCTCACGGCTCGACGAATCGCGCGACCTGTCGCGCTACATGGTCGGGCTGCTGATCTTCCTCGGCCTTCTGGGCACCTTCTGGGGGCTGATCCAGACCATCGACTCGGTCGGCCAGGTGATCGCCAACCTGTCCTTCGCCAGCGGCGACCTCGGCACCGTGTTCCAGGAATTGCAGGCCGGGCTGGAATCGCCGCTGAGCGGCATGGGCACGGCCTTCAGCTCCTCGCTGTTCGGCCTGTCGGGCTCGCTTATCCTGGGCTTCCTCGATTTGCAGGCGGGCCAGGCGCAGAACCGCTTCTACAACGAGCTTGAGGACTGGCTGTCCAGCATCACCCGGTTGGGCTCCGCCGGCCCGGTGGGCGATGGCGAGGCCTCCGTGCCGGCCTATGTGCAGGCACTGCTGGAGCAGAGCGCCGACACGCTGGACCGGCTGCAACGCACCATCGAGCGCGGCGAGGAAAGCCGGCGCGGCGCCAATACCAACCTGATCGCGCTGACCGAGAAGCTGAGCATGCTGACCGACCAGATGCGGGTCGAGCAATCGCTGATGCAGAAGATCGCCGAAGGGCAGATGGAGCTGAAGCCTGTGCTGGTCCGGCTGGCCGATGGCGGCATCGGTTCCGACGAGCAGACCCGCGCGCATATCCGCAATATGGAGCTGTATCTCGCCCGCCTGCTAGAGGATAGCGCCAGCGGCCGCAACCAGGCCATCGAGGAGATCCGCAGCGAGATCCGCCTGCTGGCCCGCACCATCGCCGCCATTGCCGAAGAAAGCCAGCGATGA
- a CDS encoding OmpA family protein has protein sequence MDQRKHALKPALMAAAAGFALSLVTPALVKPVMAQIVIGGDGGSSVTVNMDVIDGRTGGRLTTPGSDGRILLMPNAPRESQERIVLRPPASMRGAQPAKPAAMAAAPQLTPPAAMRPITPPAMPPAMPSASAPSAPAVRAPTVLQPEKPAAPKVAAPQVERPQIAAPKPAETPKPAAPAASTEKPANATQRTAALPSAKPEPVKPPASSTPPASATPKAEPKPAEQKVAALPPKDSAPSQPAPAGVTRLSFGFNQAEMDEAARAQLQGVTKRLQDNESLRVQLLAYAGGEGVSSSQARRLSLSRALAVRSHLIEQGIRSTRMDVRALGDTGKDGPDDRVDIRIIDR, from the coding sequence ATGGACCAACGCAAACACGCTTTGAAACCTGCACTCATGGCGGCGGCGGCAGGTTTCGCGCTGTCGCTCGTCACGCCTGCCCTCGTTAAGCCGGTGATGGCGCAGATCGTCATCGGCGGCGATGGCGGCTCCTCCGTCACCGTGAACATGGATGTGATCGATGGCCGCACCGGCGGGCGTCTCACGACACCGGGCAGCGATGGCCGCATCCTGCTGATGCCGAATGCGCCGCGCGAAAGCCAGGAGCGCATCGTGCTCCGGCCGCCGGCCTCGATGCGCGGCGCGCAGCCCGCCAAACCAGCAGCCATGGCCGCCGCACCGCAGCTGACTCCGCCGGCCGCCATGCGCCCCATAACACCTCCGGCAATGCCCCCGGCAATGCCAAGTGCGTCCGCCCCCAGCGCTCCCGCGGTGCGCGCGCCGACGGTCTTGCAGCCTGAGAAGCCTGCAGCCCCAAAGGTGGCCGCGCCCCAGGTTGAGCGCCCGCAAATCGCCGCGCCGAAACCCGCCGAGACGCCGAAGCCGGCGGCACCGGCTGCCAGCACCGAAAAGCCGGCCAATGCAACACAGCGCACCGCCGCCCTGCCCTCGGCCAAGCCCGAGCCGGTGAAGCCGCCCGCTTCCTCAACGCCGCCCGCTTCCGCAACGCCAAAGGCAGAGCCGAAGCCAGCCGAGCAGAAGGTCGCGGCGCTGCCGCCGAAAGACAGCGCCCCGAGCCAGCCCGCCCCCGCCGGGGTGACAAGGCTGTCCTTCGGCTTCAACCAGGCGGAGATGGACGAGGCGGCGCGCGCGCAGTTGCAGGGCGTCACCAAGCGCCTGCAGGATAATGAGTCGCTGCGCGTGCAGCTTTTGGCCTATGCCGGCGGCGAGGGCGTGTCCTCCAGCCAGGCCCGGCGGCTGTCGCTGTCGCGCGCGCTGGCCGTGCGCTCGCACCTGATCGAACAGGGCATCCGCAGCACCCGCATGGATGTGCGCGCGCTCGGCGATACCGGCAAGGACGGGCCCGACGACCGGGTCGATATCCGCATCATCGATCGCTAA
- a CDS encoding inositol monophosphatase family protein — protein sequence MAVRSPLINVMVNAAYKAARGLVRDFGEVEQLQVSRKGVADFVSTADLKAEKVLKQELGKARPRFSFLMEESGVTAASVGEGQEPEGRWIVDPLDGTTNFLHGLPHFCISIGAEKGGEIVAGVIYEPVRDELFWAEKGAGAFLNDRRLRVSARQNMHEALFATGIPFAGRPGHEKLLTEMAAVMKVSSGIRRFGAAALDLAYVAAGRYDGYWETGLNAWDIAAGIVIVKEAGGIVTTISGTGDPLDSGNILAANRDLHAPLGKIVREA from the coding sequence ATGGCCGTTCGTTCCCCCCTCATCAATGTCATGGTCAACGCCGCCTACAAGGCGGCGCGCGGGCTGGTCCGCGATTTCGGGGAGGTCGAGCAGCTGCAGGTTTCCCGCAAGGGCGTGGCCGACTTCGTCTCCACCGCCGACCTGAAGGCCGAGAAGGTGCTGAAGCAGGAGCTGGGCAAGGCCCGGCCGCGCTTCTCCTTCCTGATGGAGGAAAGTGGCGTCACCGCCGCTTCCGTAGGCGAAGGCCAGGAGCCGGAAGGCCGCTGGATCGTCGATCCGCTGGACGGCACCACCAACTTCCTGCACGGGCTTCCGCATTTCTGCATCTCCATCGGCGCGGAGAAGGGTGGCGAGATCGTCGCCGGCGTGATCTACGAGCCGGTGCGCGACGAGCTGTTCTGGGCCGAGAAGGGTGCGGGCGCCTTCCTGAACGACCGCCGCCTGCGGGTCTCCGCCCGGCAGAACATGCACGAGGCGCTGTTCGCCACCGGCATTCCCTTCGCCGGCCGGCCCGGCCACGAGAAGCTGCTGACCGAGATGGCCGCCGTGATGAAGGTGTCGTCGGGCATCCGCCGTTTCGGTGCTGCCGCGCTGGACCTCGCCTATGTCGCCGCCGGGCGCTATGACGGCTACTGGGAAACCGGGCTGAATGCCTGGGACATCGCCGCCGGCATCGTCATCGTGAAGGAGGCGGGCGGCATCGTCACCACCATCTCCGGCACCGGCGACCCGCTGGACAGCGGCAATATCCTCGCCGCCAACCGCGATCTGCACGCCCCGCTCGGCAAGATCGTGCGCGAGGCCTGA
- the efp gene encoding elongation factor P, with protein MKIDGNAIRPGYVIEYNNRLWVAVKTQHVKPGKGGAYMQVELKDIRDGTKLNERFRSADTVERVRLDQKDMQYIFGDDTILTFMDMETYEQVSIARELVGDPAVFLQDGMKCVVEFYDEEALSVQLPETVIMTIVEADPVVKGQTAASSYKPAILENGVRVMVPPHVESGTRIVVRTEDQTYVERAKG; from the coding sequence ATGAAAATCGACGGCAACGCCATCCGCCCCGGCTACGTCATCGAATACAACAACCGCCTGTGGGTGGCGGTGAAGACGCAGCATGTGAAGCCCGGCAAGGGCGGCGCCTACATGCAGGTCGAGCTGAAGGACATCCGCGACGGCACCAAGCTGAACGAGCGCTTCCGCTCCGCCGACACGGTGGAACGCGTGCGGCTCGACCAGAAGGACATGCAGTACATCTTCGGCGACGACACCATCCTGACCTTCATGGACATGGAGACCTACGAGCAGGTTTCCATCGCCCGCGAGCTGGTCGGCGATCCCGCCGTGTTCCTGCAGGACGGCATGAAGTGCGTGGTCGAATTCTATGACGAAGAGGCGCTGTCGGTGCAGCTGCCAGAAACCGTCATCATGACCATCGTCGAGGCCGACCCGGTGGTGAAGGGGCAGACCGCCGCTTCTTCCTACAAGCCGGCGATTCTGGAGAATGGCGTGCGCGTCATGGTGCCGCCGCATGTCGAAAGCGGCACCCGCATCGTTGTGCGCACCGAAGACCAGACCTATGTGGAGCGCGCGAAGGGCTGA
- the thiE gene encoding thiamine phosphate synthase, whose protein sequence is MTIRTRLYLVTPPEIDLAAFPDRLSQALEAGDVACLQLRLKTGDIPADDSVIRKAVERLRPICHNHDVALILNDDPALAAELGCDGVHVGQDDTPYAEARQLVGPDAIVGVTCHDSRHLAMSAAEQGADYVAFGAFFPTSTKQAKTQADIELLRWWADLMEVPVVAIGGITVENCRPLVEAGADFLAVIGGVWNHKDGPAAAVASFNRLFDEVAEAKGGKARK, encoded by the coding sequence CTGACCATTCGCACCAGGCTGTATCTCGTAACGCCGCCGGAGATCGATCTGGCGGCGTTCCCCGACCGGCTCAGTCAGGCGCTGGAGGCGGGCGATGTCGCCTGCCTGCAGCTCCGGCTGAAGACCGGCGATATCCCGGCCGACGATTCCGTGATCCGCAAGGCGGTCGAGCGGCTGCGCCCGATCTGCCATAATCACGATGTGGCGCTGATCCTGAACGACGATCCCGCGCTTGCCGCCGAGCTTGGCTGCGATGGCGTGCATGTCGGCCAGGACGACACGCCTTATGCCGAGGCCCGCCAGCTTGTCGGGCCGGACGCCATCGTCGGCGTCACCTGCCACGATTCGCGGCATCTCGCCATGAGTGCCGCCGAACAGGGCGCCGATTACGTCGCCTTCGGCGCCTTCTTCCCGACCAGCACCAAGCAGGCCAAGACCCAGGCCGATATCGAGCTGCTGCGCTGGTGGGCCGATCTGATGGAAGTGCCGGTGGTCGCCATCGGCGGCATCACGGTCGAGAACTGCCGGCCGCTGGTCGAGGCCGGGGCGGATTTCCTGGCCGTGATCGGCGGGGTGTGGAACCACAAGGACGGCCCCGCCGCCGCCGTCGCCAGCTTCAACCGCCTGTTCGACGAGGTCGCAGAGGCGAAGGGCGGCAAGGCGCGGAAATAG
- a CDS encoding class I fructose-bisphosphate aldolase, which produces MKMTQRVKKILDNYESDSPGTKANLARILMQGKLGGTGRLVILPVDQGFEHGPARSFAPNPEAYDPHYHFKLAIDAGLSAYAAPLGMLEAGADTFAGQIPTILKVNSSNSLSREKDAPDQAVTGSIGDALKLGCSAIGLTIYPGSDVAFDMMEEARELAEEAKSVGLAVVMWSYPRGGNLSKPGETAVDICAYAAHMATLLGAHIIKVKPPTSALELEAAKKVYESKKIPIATMTERVSHVVQSCFNGRRLVVFSGGEAKDLDGLYNEIREIRDGGGTGSIIGRNTFQRPRAEALAMLDSIVKIYQGKA; this is translated from the coding sequence ATGAAGATGACCCAGCGCGTCAAGAAGATCCTCGATAATTACGAATCCGATTCGCCGGGGACCAAGGCCAACCTCGCGCGCATCCTGATGCAGGGCAAGCTGGGCGGCACCGGCCGTCTGGTCATCCTGCCGGTCGATCAGGGCTTCGAGCACGGCCCGGCGCGCAGCTTCGCGCCGAACCCCGAGGCCTATGACCCGCATTACCATTTCAAGCTGGCCATCGATGCCGGCCTGTCGGCCTATGCCGCGCCGCTGGGCATGCTGGAAGCCGGCGCCGATACCTTTGCCGGCCAGATCCCGACCATCCTGAAGGTCAATTCCTCCAACTCGCTGTCGCGCGAGAAGGACGCCCCGGACCAGGCCGTCACCGGCTCCATCGGCGATGCGCTGAAGCTCGGCTGCTCGGCCATCGGCCTGACCATCTATCCGGGCTCCGACGTTGCCTTCGACATGATGGAAGAGGCCCGCGAGCTGGCCGAGGAAGCCAAGTCGGTCGGCCTCGCCGTGGTCATGTGGTCCTATCCGCGCGGCGGCAACCTGTCCAAGCCGGGCGAGACGGCGGTCGATATCTGCGCCTACGCGGCACATATGGCCACCCTGCTCGGCGCCCACATCATCAAGGTGAAGCCGCCGACGTCAGCGCTGGAGCTGGAGGCCGCCAAGAAGGTCTATGAGAGCAAGAAGATCCCCATCGCCACCATGACCGAGCGGGTCAGCCACGTCGTGCAGTCCTGCTTCAACGGCCGCCGTCTGGTGGTGTTCTCCGGCGGCGAGGCGAAGGATCTGGACGGTCTGTACAACGAAATCCGCGAAATCCGCGATGGCGGCGGCACCGGCTCGATCATCGGCCGCAACACTTTCCAGCGTCCGCGCGCCGAAGCGCTGGCGATGCTGGACAGCATCGTGAAGATCTATCAGGGGAAGGCCTGA
- a CDS encoding MFS transporter, which translates to MADQAAETSIERPYGWLVVIASMAMVSMAFGAMYLIVVGMVPVSQEMGWPRSVPSLANGLNWAGAGLGGVLMGWFADRHGPGRSAIIGGFSLAAGCILAGSMQGEWSLYTAHFLLLGIFGKGALMVPLLSNATRWFDRNRGFALAVVGSGQSIAGMVLPPIFRYAMDEAGWRNVMIGYGIACLAVILPLSLLLRRSAPAAPSEAGGDAVAVPLSTPLATPLPGDDAVAFVRRAVPSLNLLHVLLCLAIIGCCVAMAMPIVHLMSHAIDLGFSAARGAEMLSLLLAGGFVSRLGFGLLADRIGGLRTILIGSIGQAATLSLFIWIDGLTGLYLSALAFGLAFGGLVTTYSLVARELFPLGEVGWRIGVILLCGTLGMAGGGYLGGLVYDLAGSYRIAFLTGVIFNLGNLVIVLGLLFRLRPLASGAMERAS; encoded by the coding sequence ATGGCCGATCAAGCTGCGGAAACCAGCATCGAGCGGCCCTATGGCTGGCTGGTCGTCATCGCCTCAATGGCGATGGTGTCGATGGCGTTCGGCGCGATGTACCTGATTGTCGTCGGCATGGTGCCGGTCAGCCAGGAGATGGGCTGGCCGCGCAGCGTGCCGTCGCTGGCGAACGGGCTGAACTGGGCCGGCGCCGGGCTGGGCGGCGTGCTGATGGGCTGGTTCGCCGACCGCCACGGGCCGGGGCGCAGCGCCATCATTGGCGGCTTCTCGCTGGCTGCCGGCTGCATTCTCGCCGGCAGCATGCAGGGCGAATGGTCGCTTTATACCGCACATTTCCTGCTGCTCGGCATCTTCGGCAAGGGCGCCCTGATGGTGCCGCTGCTCAGCAACGCGACGCGCTGGTTCGACCGCAATCGCGGCTTCGCGCTGGCCGTGGTCGGCAGCGGCCAGTCGATTGCCGGCATGGTGCTGCCGCCGATCTTCCGCTACGCCATGGACGAGGCCGGCTGGCGCAATGTGATGATCGGCTATGGCATCGCCTGCCTCGCCGTCATCCTGCCGCTGTCGCTGCTGCTGCGCCGATCCGCCCCGGCCGCGCCGTCCGAGGCTGGCGGTGATGCGGTGGCCGTGCCGCTGTCCACACCGCTGGCCACCCCGCTACCGGGAGACGATGCCGTTGCCTTCGTGCGGCGCGCGGTGCCGTCGCTCAATCTCCTGCATGTGCTGCTCTGCCTGGCGATCATCGGTTGCTGCGTGGCGATGGCGATGCCCATCGTGCATCTGATGTCGCACGCCATCGATCTTGGATTCTCCGCCGCGCGCGGGGCCGAGATGCTGTCGCTGCTGCTGGCCGGCGGCTTCGTCAGCCGCCTGGGTTTCGGCCTGCTGGCGGACCGTATCGGCGGGCTGCGCACCATCCTGATCGGCTCGATCGGGCAGGCCGCCACCCTGTCGCTGTTCATCTGGATCGACGGCTTGACCGGCCTGTATCTATCGGCGCTGGCCTTCGGCCTGGCCTTCGGCGGGCTGGTGACGACCTACTCGCTGGTCGCCCGCGAGCTGTTCCCGCTGGGCGAGGTCGGCTGGCGGATTGGCGTGATCCTGCTGTGTGGCACGCTGGGCATGGCCGGCGGCGGCTATCTCGGCGGGCTGGTCTATGATCTGGCCGGCAGCTACCGCATCGCCTTCCTGACCGGCGTCATCTTCAATCTGGGCAATCTCGTCATCGTGCTGGGGCTGCTGTTCCGGCTGCGCCCGCTGGCGTCCGGCGCGATGGAGCGGGCAAGCTGA
- a CDS encoding ABC transporter substrate-binding protein — translation MRVVSKAAATVLGTVLGTVLGLGLFAASPAPALAAASGVYADRIVVGQSAPLNGTVAELGMAMREGLLAAFKEANDAGGIQGRKIEMLTRDDAYRADRALANAEELILTEGVFAMIGSVGTAPSMAAMQLANDMGIPFIAPFTGAPALRQPDLDYVINIRASYDQEAEAWIERLTADLDTKRIAILYQDDAFGISGVMAVRKAMEKRGLSLVAEGSYYRNTTAVKTALLSLRKADPEAVLIVGAYRPAAEFIKLARSLGMDPRFLTSSFVGGEVFSQALAAQRTGVIVTHVMPLPQDETLPLVQQYQAALKAMSEKARPDTVSLEGYVAGRLFLEVLRNIEGEPTQRAFIDTLYKVGSFDLGGFTLSFGKGDNQGSDAVTVTVIQDDGMPRQVENLAGAGG, via the coding sequence ATGCGCGTCGTTTCGAAAGCTGCCGCTACCGTTCTGGGTACGGTTCTGGGCACGGTTCTGGGGCTGGGGTTATTCGCCGCCAGCCCGGCGCCTGCCCTTGCCGCGGCCTCCGGCGTCTATGCCGATCGGATCGTGGTCGGGCAGAGTGCCCCGCTGAACGGCACGGTCGCCGAACTGGGGATGGCGATGCGCGAGGGGCTGCTCGCCGCCTTCAAGGAAGCGAATGACGCGGGCGGTATTCAGGGCCGCAAGATCGAGATGCTGACGCGGGACGATGCGTATCGCGCGGACCGGGCGCTCGCGAATGCCGAGGAACTGATCCTGACCGAGGGCGTCTTCGCGATGATCGGCTCGGTCGGCACGGCGCCATCCATGGCCGCCATGCAGCTGGCGAATGACATGGGCATTCCCTTTATCGCCCCCTTCACCGGGGCGCCCGCGCTGCGCCAGCCGGACCTCGATTACGTGATCAATATCCGCGCTTCCTACGATCAGGAAGCCGAGGCCTGGATCGAACGGCTGACCGCCGATCTCGACACCAAGCGCATCGCAATCCTGTATCAGGATGACGCTTTCGGAATTTCCGGCGTGATGGCGGTGCGGAAGGCGATGGAGAAGCGCGGCCTCTCGCTGGTCGCGGAAGGCAGCTACTACCGCAACACCACGGCGGTGAAGACGGCGCTGCTGAGCCTCCGCAAGGCTGATCCGGAGGCGGTGCTGATCGTTGGCGCCTACCGTCCGGCGGCGGAATTCATCAAGCTGGCGCGCAGCCTGGGGATGGACCCGCGCTTCCTGACCTCCTCCTTCGTCGGCGGCGAGGTGTTCTCGCAGGCGCTGGCCGCGCAGCGCACCGGCGTGATCGTCACGCACGTCATGCCGTTGCCGCAGGACGAGACACTGCCCCTGGTGCAGCAATATCAGGCGGCCCTGAAGGCGATGAGCGAAAAGGCGCGGCCCGATACAGTGTCGCTGGAAGGTTATGTCGCCGGCCGGCTGTTCCTGGAGGTGCTGCGCAACATCGAGGGCGAGCCGACGCAGCGCGCCTTCATCGATACGCTGTACAAGGTCGGCAGCTTCGATCTGGGCGGTTTCACGCTTAGCTTCGGGAAGGGTGACAATCAGGGGTCGGATGCGGTCACGGTGACCGTGATCCAGGATGACGGGATGCCGCGGCAGGTAGAAAACCTGGCCGGTGCCGGCGGCTGA